GTCGTGCAGGTGCACGAGCCCCTGGACCCGCCCCCGCGCGTCGACCACCGGCAGCGCCGTGATCGCGCGCGCCTCCATCAGGCGCAGCGCCTGCGCGCCGAACTCCTCGGCGCCGACGCTGACCGGCGTCCGCGTCATCACCGCGCCCACGGCCGTGCCGCCGAAGTCCACCCCGCGCTCGATCATGCGGCGCAGGTCCCCGTCCGTGACCACGCCGAGCAGGCGCCGGCGGCCGTCGACGACCGCGGTGACGCCGAGCTTCCCCGTGCTCATGACGTAGATCGCCCGCAGCAGCGGCGTGTCCTCGCGCACGAGCGGCAGCTCGCCGCCGCGGTGCATCAGCTCGCCCACGCGCAGCCAGCGCGCGCCGAGCGACCCGCCCGGGTGCAGGCGCGCGAAGTCCTCCTCGCCGAAGCCGCGCTGCTCGAGCAGCGCCATCGCCAGCGCGTCCCCGAGCGCGAGGGCCGCGGTCGAGCTGGTCGTCGGCGCCAGGCCCAGCGGGCAGGCCTCGCGTGTGCGCCCGGTGAGCAGCACGACGGCGGCGGCGGCCCCCAGCCGCGAGCCGCGCACGCGCGTCAGCGCGATGAGCTCGGCGCCGAGCCGCCGCAGCGGCGACAGCAGCCGCAGGATCTCCTCGCTCTCGCCGCTGGAGGAGACGGCGAGCACCACGTCCCCCGGGGTCACCACGCCGAGGTCGCCGTGCGCCCCCTCGGCCGCGTGCAGGAACACCGCGGGCGTGCCGGTGCTCGAGAGGGTGGCGGCGATCTTCTTGGCGATGAGGCCGGACTTGCCGACGCCCGTGAGCACGACCTTGCCGCGGCAGCCGGCAATCAGGCGCACGGCGGCGAGGAACTCCCGGCCCAGCCGCGGCGCGAGCCGCCGGATCGCGTCGGCCTCCATCTCGAGCGTGCGCCGCGCGCGCGCGAGCACGCGGGCGTCCGCGACCGTCACGGCGCCCCTCCCCGCCCGACCCGGTCGAGGGCCGCCAGCTGCGGCCAGAGGCGCGCGAGCGCCCGCGGCGTGATGCTGTTGGCCCCGTCGCTGCGGGCCCGTCCGGGGGACGGGTGCACCTCGAAGAACACCGCGTCGCACCCGACCGCCGCCGCGGCCCGCGCCAGGTAGCCGACCATCGCCCGGTTGCCCCCCGAGCGTCCCCGCCCCGCGCCGGGAAGCTGCACGCTGTGCGTCGCGTCGAAGACGACCGGCACCCCAAAGGCGCGCATGCGCGGCAGCCCCTGGAAGTCGACGACGAGACGGTGGTAGCCGAAGGTGGTGCCGCGCTCCGTGATCATGACCCCGATGCCGCCCGCGGCGCGCGCCTTGGCGACGATGTGGACGACGTCCTCCGGCGCGAGGAACTGCCCCTTCTTCACGTTCACCGGCCGGCCGCTGGCGGCGGCGGCCGTCACGAGGTCCGTCTGCCGGCAGAGGAACGCCGGGATCTGCAGCACGTCGGCGACCGCGGCCGCGAGGCCGACCTCCTCGACCGAGTGCACGTCCGTCATCACCGGCAGCCCGGTGCGCTCCTTGATCCGCGCGAGCAGCTCGAGGCCGCGGCGCAACCCCGGCCCGCGGTAGGAGACGCCCGAGGTCCGGTTGGCCTTGTCGTAGGAGGCCTTGAAGATCAGCGGCGCGCCGAGCCGCCCGGCCAGCTCGCGCAGCTGCTCGGCCAGGGCGAGCGAGAAGGCCGCGCCCTCCAGGACGCACGGCCCGGCGATGAGCGCCAGGGGACGGCCCGGTCCGATCGAGACCCCGCCGGCGGTCACCGGCGCGGCCGCGGACGCGTGTCCGGCGGCCTCAGGACCGCTGCGTTTCGGCGGCATGGCCGGCTGCCGGGGACCCCTGCTCGCGGCGGTTCCGGGCGGCCTTCACGAACTCCCTGAAGAGCGGGTGGGCGGCCCAGGGGCGCGACTTGAACTCCGGGTGGAACTGGCACCCGAGGAACCACGGGTGCCCGGGGAGCTCGACGATCTCGACGAGCGCGCGTCCCGGGTAGATCCCGGAGAGCACCATGCCGGCGGCGAGGAACTGCTCGCGGTAGGCGTTGTTGAACTCGAAGCGGTGGCGGTGGCGCTCCTGGATCTCGTCCTGGCCGTACGCCTCGCGCGCCAGCGTGCCGGGCTGCAGCGCGCAGGGATAGGCGCCGAGCCGCATCGTCCCGCCCTTCGTCGTGACCCCGTGCTGCTCCGGCAGCAGGTCGATGACCGGGTGCGGCGTCTTCTCGTCGAACTCGGAGCTGTTGGCCCCGGCGAGCCCGAGCACGGTGCGCCCGAACTCGATGACGGCGCACTGCATGCCGAGGCAGATGCCGAAGAACGGG
The genomic region above belongs to bacterium and contains:
- a CDS encoding KpsF/GutQ family sugar-phosphate isomerase — translated: MEADAIRRLAPRLGREFLAAVRLIAGCRGKVVLTGVGKSGLIAKKIAATLSSTGTPAVFLHAAEGAHGDLGVVTPGDVVLAVSSSGESEEILRLLSPLRRLGAELIALTRVRGSRLGAAAAVVLLTGRTREACPLGLAPTTSSTAALALGDALAMALLEQRGFGEEDFARLHPGGSLGARWLRVGELMHRGGELPLVREDTPLLRAIYVMSTGKLGVTAVVDGRRRLLGVVTDGDLRRMIERGVDFGGTAVGAVMTRTPVSVGAEEFGAQALRLMEARAITALPVVDARGRVQGLVHLHDLLRAGIA
- the kdsA gene encoding 3-deoxy-8-phosphooctulonate synthase, with amino-acid sequence MPPKRSGPEAAGHASAAAPVTAGGVSIGPGRPLALIAGPCVLEGAAFSLALAEQLRELAGRLGAPLIFKASYDKANRTSGVSYRGPGLRRGLELLARIKERTGLPVMTDVHSVEEVGLAAAVADVLQIPAFLCRQTDLVTAAAASGRPVNVKKGQFLAPEDVVHIVAKARAAGGIGVMITERGTTFGYHRLVVDFQGLPRMRAFGVPVVFDATHSVQLPGAGRGRSGGNRAMVGYLARAAAAVGCDAVFFEVHPSPGRARSDGANSITPRALARLWPQLAALDRVGRGGAP